The Zingiber officinale cultivar Zhangliang chromosome 10A, Zo_v1.1, whole genome shotgun sequence genome contains a region encoding:
- the LOC122027926 gene encoding tubulin beta chain-like, with the protein MREILHIQGGQCGNQIGAKFWEVVCSEHGIDATGRYGGDNPFQLERVNVYYNEASFGRFVPRAVLMDLEPGTMDSVRSGPYGQIFRPDNFVFGQSGAGNNWAKGHYTEGAELIDSVLDVVRKEAENCDCLQGFQVCHSLGGGTGSGMGTLLISKIREEYPDRMILTFSVFPSPKVSDTVVEPYNATLSVHQLVENADECMVLDNEALYDICFRTLKLTTPSFGDLNHLISATMSGVTCCLRFPGQLNSDLRKLAVNLIPFPRLHFFMVGFAPLTSRGSQHYRALTVPELTQQMWDAKNMMCAADPRHGRYLTASAMFRGKMSTKEVDEQMLNVQNKNSSYFVEWIPNNVKSTVCDIPPIGLKMASTFIGNSTSIQEMFHRVSEQFTAMFRRKAFLHWYTGEGMDEMEFTEAESNMNDLVSEYQQYQDATTEDVEYEEDEGDYQED; encoded by the exons ATGCGCGAGATCCTCCACATCCAGGGCGGACAGTGCGGCAACCAGATCGGTGCCAAGTTCTGGGAAGTCGTCTGCTCGGAGCATGGCATTGATGCCACCGGCCGCTACGGCGGCGATAATCCCTTCCAGCTTGAGCGAGTGAACGTATACTACAATGAGGCCAGCTTCGGACGCTTCGTGCCCCGGGCGGTGCTCATGGATCTTGAGCCCGGCACCATGGACAGCGTCCGGTCCGGCCCCTACGGCCAGATCTTCCGCCCTGATAACTTCGTCTTCGGGCAGTCCGGGGCCGGCAACAACTGGGCCAAAGGGCATTACACTGAGGGCGCCGAGCTTATTGATTCGGTCCTTGATGTTGTCAGGAAAGAGGCCGAGAACTGCGATTGCTTGCAGG GGTTTCAGGTTTGTCATTCACTTGGAGGTGGGACTGGCTCCGGCATGGGGACGCTCCTCATATCTAAGATAAGAGAAGAGTATCCTGATCGCATGATACTAACTTTCTCCGTCTTCCCATCGCCTAAGGTGTCTGACACTGTGGTCGAGCCTTATAACGCTACTCTATCTGTCCACCAGCTTGTTGAGAATGCCGATGAGTGCATGGTGTTGGATAATGAAGCACTCTATGACATTTGTTTCCGAACTCTCAAGCTTACTACTCCAAGTT TTGGTGATCTGAACCACCTGATTTCGGCTACCATGAGTGGCGTTACTTGCTGCCTTCGATTCCCAGGACAACTCAACTCTGACCTTCGGAAGCTTGCCGTCAACCTCATCCCCTTCCCTCGTCTCCACTTCTTCATGGTAGGATTTGCTCCTCTTACATCCCGTGGATCACAGCACTACCGTGCTCTTACTGTCCCCGAGCTCACCCAACAAATGTGGGATGCCAAGAACATGATGTGTGCAGCTGATCCTCGCCATGGGCGCTACCTGACAGCATCAGCGATGTTCCGTGGCAAAATGAGCACCAAAGAGGTGGATGAGCAAATGCTCAATGTTCAGAACAAGAATTCTTCTTACTTTGTTGAGTGGATTCCAAACAATGTGAAGTCAACAGTCTGTGATATCCCACCAATTGGATTAAAGATGGCATCCACATTCATCGGCAACTCTACTTCAATTCAAGAGATGTTCCATCGTGTCAGCGAGCAATTCACTGCAATGTTCAGAAGAAAGGCTTTCTTGCATTGGTACACAGGAGAGGGAATGGATGAGATGGAGTTCACTGAGGCTGAAAGCAACATGAATGATCTTGTTTCTGAGTACCAACAATACCAGGATGCAACAACAGAGGATGTCgaatatgaagaagatgaaggtgaTTATCAAGAGGATTGA